The following are encoded together in the Pyxidicoccus xibeiensis genome:
- a CDS encoding serine hydrolase domain-containing protein produces the protein MSRHPHSLRFVPLLLLATALLLRAPAAFAAPPDLPRAGSAEAEGIDPEALRQFLQRAEESKSSAVVIVKNGKLVGEWSFGHAPARIEAMSVTKSVAGLAVLKLLADGKIASLDVHLHTYFPEWNQGRKKDITLRHLLTHTSGLQSDPTTEEIYRSPDFVKLALAAELTEPPGTSFRYNNKAVNLLAAVVQKVSGKRLDRYLSDALFRLMGITDFSWSLDDAGNPQVMAGVQLRPRDLAKLGQLMLDGGLWLGRRLLPAEWVKQATTPGEGVFSPGGLLWWPQYAWVRLSVDDALLDAWKKAGVPDALIQDMTPLKGRTFTDSQAYFEALGSRLPALKKEVRGRNLRHATVEKGPLVGFNSNGDLGQYVLVVPEHRLVVVRMFTPPNESGPRPDESVFFMDFSPRALALVGVGPPPVAAEAPKAQGAATAR, from the coding sequence ATGTCCCGTCATCCGCATTCACTCCGCTTCGTGCCCTTGCTGCTCCTCGCCACCGCGCTCCTGCTGCGGGCCCCCGCGGCCTTTGCGGCGCCACCGGACCTTCCGCGCGCCGGCTCGGCCGAGGCGGAGGGCATCGACCCCGAGGCCCTGCGGCAGTTCCTCCAGCGCGCCGAGGAATCGAAGTCGAGCGCCGTGGTCATCGTGAAGAACGGGAAGCTCGTGGGCGAGTGGTCCTTCGGCCACGCCCCCGCGCGCATCGAGGCGATGTCCGTCACCAAGTCCGTCGCGGGGCTCGCGGTGCTGAAGCTGCTGGCGGATGGGAAGATTGCGTCCCTGGACGTGCACCTGCACACGTACTTCCCGGAGTGGAACCAGGGCCGCAAGAAGGACATCACCCTGCGCCACCTGCTCACCCATACGTCGGGGCTCCAGTCGGACCCGACGACGGAGGAAATCTACCGGAGCCCGGACTTCGTGAAGCTCGCCCTGGCGGCGGAGCTGACCGAGCCGCCGGGCACCTCCTTCCGCTACAACAACAAGGCCGTCAACCTGCTGGCCGCCGTCGTCCAGAAGGTGTCGGGCAAGCGGCTGGACCGCTACCTCTCGGACGCCCTCTTCCGGCTCATGGGCATCACCGACTTCAGCTGGAGCCTGGACGATGCGGGCAACCCGCAGGTCATGGCGGGCGTGCAGCTCCGGCCGCGAGATTTGGCGAAGCTCGGGCAGCTGATGCTCGACGGTGGCCTGTGGCTGGGGCGCCGCCTCCTGCCGGCCGAGTGGGTGAAGCAGGCCACGACGCCGGGAGAAGGCGTGTTCTCCCCCGGAGGACTGTTGTGGTGGCCCCAGTACGCCTGGGTGCGGCTCTCGGTGGACGACGCGCTCCTCGACGCGTGGAAGAAGGCGGGTGTGCCCGACGCGCTCATCCAGGACATGACCCCGCTGAAGGGCCGGACCTTCACGGACTCGCAGGCCTACTTCGAGGCGCTGGGCTCGCGGCTGCCGGCCCTCAAGAAGGAGGTGCGCGGGCGCAACCTGAGGCACGCCACCGTGGAGAAGGGCCCCCTCGTGGGCTTCAACTCCAATGGAGACCTCGGGCAGTACGTGCTCGTCGTCCCCGAGCACCGGCTGGTCGTGGTGCGGATGTTCACCCCGCCGAATGAGTCCGGGCCGAGGCCCGACGAGTCCGTCTTCTTCATGGACTTCAGCCCCCGCGCGCTCGCCCTGGTGGGCGTTGGCCCTCCGCCTGTCGCGGCAGAGGCGCCCAAGGCGCAAGGGGCGGCCACGGCGCGCTAG
- a CDS encoding response regulator transcription factor: protein MTGSTAPQAPIEVLLIEDDTHLARLTAEYLERHGVRTCCAHDGERGLAEAARRTFDAILIDVMLPRKDGLTVCRELRARSAVPILMLTARGEEADRVMGLELGADDYVSKPFSSRELLARITAQVRRSRGLLGPARDVLRVGPLTLDRAGRRAALNGQELALTQHEFSLLCALAERAGRVLSREQLLELASGGLEGPVDRAIDVHVSRLRQKLGDDARNPRLLKTVRGVGYVLEQGDGP from the coding sequence ATGACAGGCTCCACGGCGCCGCAGGCCCCCATCGAGGTCCTGCTCATCGAGGACGACACACACCTGGCCCGGCTCACGGCCGAGTACCTGGAGCGCCACGGCGTGCGGACCTGCTGTGCGCACGACGGAGAGCGCGGGCTGGCCGAGGCGGCGCGGCGCACCTTCGATGCCATCCTCATTGATGTCATGCTGCCCCGGAAGGACGGGCTCACCGTGTGTCGCGAGCTGCGGGCGCGCTCGGCGGTGCCCATCCTCATGCTCACCGCGCGCGGCGAAGAGGCGGACCGGGTGATGGGGTTGGAGCTGGGCGCGGACGACTACGTGTCCAAGCCCTTCTCCTCGCGCGAGCTGCTGGCGCGCATCACCGCGCAGGTGCGCCGCAGCCGAGGCTTGCTGGGCCCGGCGCGCGACGTGCTGCGCGTGGGGCCGCTCACGCTGGACCGGGCGGGCCGGCGGGCCGCGCTGAACGGGCAGGAGCTGGCGCTCACGCAGCACGAGTTCTCCTTGCTCTGCGCGCTCGCGGAGCGGGCCGGGCGGGTGCTGTCTCGCGAGCAGCTCCTGGAGCTGGCGAGCGGCGGCCTGGAGGGGCCGGTGGACCGTGCCATCGACGTGCACGTGTCCCGGCTGCGCCAGAAGCTGGGAGACGATGCGCGCAATCCCCGGCTGCTCAAGACGGTGCGCGGCGTGGGCTACGTGTTGGAGCAGGGAGACGGCCCGTGA
- a CDS encoding sensor histidine kinase yields MSGKVPRPRRMFWRIYAYGLLMLVGSSVALPGALRATSSLTMDVTEFRMEALRLAELASAKSPSLARELGPPAAAKGTRATLYGPGGALLASSVQPPLQPLTAKELRYLRDEKLWGQPPVKPLTAEALRDLMDRQLWFFQDETFVYYVTPVWHGDTLAGYVVTQNPRRFTTREFMAGMLVFELLVLAGLAFPMARALTAPLERLTAVVREFGQGRLAARARLKGRHEVAELGRTFDEMAGRMEALIRGQKELLANVSHELRTPLARLGVTLDLVEEGQPDELARRLPELRRDLGELQQLVDGVLQMARLDLAANQAGQPGLGVQRSALNPADFLRDTAERFQQGHRECPLHLELAPGLPALEGDAVLLRRAVHNLLDNARKYSEPGSPVTLRARADAGAVHVEVEDRGIGISAADLPSLSAPFFRTDRSRTRDTGGVGLGLTLVRRIVEAHGGTLGFHSGPEGGTRVTLTLPRAPQSPAESSAPA; encoded by the coding sequence GTGAGCGGGAAGGTGCCCCGGCCGCGCCGGATGTTCTGGCGCATCTACGCGTATGGCCTGCTGATGCTGGTGGGCTCATCCGTGGCGCTCCCGGGGGCCCTCAGGGCGACGTCTTCCCTCACCATGGATGTCACGGAGTTCCGGATGGAGGCCCTGCGCCTGGCCGAGCTGGCCAGCGCGAAGTCTCCATCGCTGGCCCGGGAGCTGGGGCCGCCCGCCGCCGCGAAGGGCACGCGGGCCACCCTGTACGGACCCGGTGGAGCGTTGCTGGCCTCGTCGGTCCAGCCTCCCTTGCAGCCACTCACGGCCAAGGAGCTGCGCTATCTGAGGGACGAGAAGCTGTGGGGCCAACCTCCCGTGAAGCCCCTCACGGCCGAGGCGCTGCGCGACCTGATGGACCGGCAGCTGTGGTTCTTCCAGGATGAGACCTTCGTGTACTACGTCACCCCCGTGTGGCATGGCGACACGCTCGCTGGCTACGTGGTGACGCAGAACCCGCGTCGCTTCACGACGAGAGAGTTCATGGCCGGCATGCTGGTCTTCGAGCTGCTCGTGCTGGCGGGCCTGGCCTTCCCGATGGCGCGGGCGCTCACCGCGCCGCTGGAGCGGCTGACGGCGGTGGTCCGGGAGTTCGGCCAGGGCCGCCTGGCCGCCCGCGCGCGACTGAAGGGCCGTCACGAGGTGGCGGAGCTGGGGCGCACGTTCGACGAGATGGCCGGGCGGATGGAGGCCCTCATCCGGGGCCAGAAGGAACTGCTGGCCAACGTGTCCCATGAGCTGCGCACGCCCCTGGCCCGGCTGGGCGTCACGCTGGACCTCGTCGAGGAGGGCCAGCCGGACGAGCTGGCCAGGCGCCTGCCGGAGCTGCGCCGCGACCTCGGCGAGCTGCAACAGCTGGTGGACGGCGTGCTGCAGATGGCGAGGCTCGACCTCGCCGCCAACCAGGCCGGGCAGCCCGGCCTCGGCGTCCAGCGCAGCGCCCTGAATCCCGCCGACTTCCTGCGCGACACCGCCGAGCGCTTCCAGCAGGGCCACCGCGAGTGCCCGCTCCACCTGGAGCTGGCCCCCGGGCTGCCGGCGCTGGAGGGGGACGCGGTGCTCCTGCGGCGCGCGGTGCACAACCTGCTCGACAACGCGCGCAAGTACTCGGAGCCCGGCAGCCCGGTGACGCTGCGGGCCCGTGCGGACGCGGGCGCCGTCCACGTGGAGGTGGAGGACCGGGGCATCGGCATCAGCGCCGCCGACCTGCCGAGCCTCTCCGCCCCCTTCTTCCGCACGGACCGTAGCCGCACGAGGGACACCGGCGGCGTGGGGCTGGGGCTCACTCTGGTGCGCCGCATCGTGGAGGCCCATGGCGGCACGCTCGGCTTCCACAGCGGGCCCGAAGGAGGCACGCGCGTGACGCTCACGCTGCCGAGAGCACCGCAGTCCCCGGCAGAGTCATCCGCCCCTGCGTGA
- a CDS encoding GFA family protein: protein MTQTTQLGCACGRVRLEVERAPIVTAECHCNSCREAGARLKTLPGAPPFLEANGATRFVLYRKDRARFLEGTDVLKAFRLTPKSTTRRVVAICCNTPVFLEFKGGHWLSLYASLWPAGTRPPVELRTMTSDLPAGSVLPDDVPAGTWQSVSFFARLLGAWIAMGFRSPDLAFVKGELQV from the coding sequence ATGACCCAGACCACGCAACTCGGCTGCGCCTGCGGGCGGGTCCGCCTCGAGGTGGAGCGAGCGCCCATCGTCACCGCCGAATGCCATTGCAACAGCTGCCGTGAGGCCGGTGCCAGGCTGAAGACCCTTCCCGGGGCGCCGCCGTTTCTGGAAGCCAACGGCGCGACGCGCTTCGTTCTCTACCGCAAGGACCGCGCCCGCTTCCTCGAGGGCACTGACGTCCTCAAGGCGTTCCGCCTCACGCCCAAGTCGACGACCCGCCGGGTCGTCGCCATCTGCTGCAACACGCCCGTCTTCCTCGAGTTCAAGGGCGGCCACTGGCTCAGTCTCTATGCCAGCCTCTGGCCCGCGGGAACGCGGCCCCCAGTCGAGCTGCGGACGATGACGAGCGACCTTCCGGCCGGCTCGGTGCTTCCCGATGATGTCCCGGCAGGGACGTGGCAGTCGGTCTCCTTCTTCGCCAGGCTCTTGGGCGCGTGGATTGCCATGGGGTTCCGGAGCCCGGACCTCGCCTTCGTCAAAGGCGAGCTCCAGGTCTGA
- a CDS encoding TetR/AcrR family transcriptional regulator, with amino-acid sequence MKVFMPRPTRQFPERGDARTRLLEAAVETIRTKGFTATSVDELCQAAAVTKGSFFHHFKSKEDLGVAAARHWAETTTAFFASAPYHAPDDPLERVLAYVAFRKSIIQGELAEFTCLVGTMVQEVYASSPAIRDACGESIFGHAATLEADIGAAMKARRVSGDWTAESLARHTQTVIQGAFVLAKAGNSAALARESLDHLDRYIRLLFGRPHKEKALS; translated from the coding sequence ATGAAGGTCTTCATGCCACGGCCGACGAGACAATTTCCTGAACGCGGCGATGCCAGGACGCGCCTTCTCGAGGCGGCCGTCGAGACGATTCGCACGAAGGGCTTCACCGCGACCTCGGTCGACGAGCTCTGTCAGGCCGCCGCGGTGACGAAGGGCTCGTTCTTCCATCACTTCAAGAGCAAGGAAGACCTTGGCGTCGCGGCCGCCCGGCACTGGGCAGAGACGACGACGGCCTTCTTCGCGAGCGCCCCCTACCACGCGCCGGACGACCCGCTCGAGCGCGTCCTGGCCTACGTGGCCTTCCGCAAGTCCATCATCCAAGGGGAGCTGGCGGAGTTCACCTGCCTGGTGGGCACGATGGTGCAGGAGGTCTACGCCAGCTCGCCAGCCATTCGCGACGCCTGCGGCGAGAGCATCTTCGGCCATGCCGCCACGCTCGAGGCGGACATCGGCGCCGCCATGAAGGCCCGGCGCGTCTCGGGCGACTGGACGGCCGAGAGCCTGGCGCGTCACACCCAGACGGTCATCCAGGGCGCCTTCGTGCTCGCCAAGGCCGGAAACAGTGCCGCGCTCGCGCGCGAAAGCCTCGACCACCTCGACCGCTACATCCGCCTGCTCTTCGGCCGCCCCCACAAGGAGAAAGCGCTGTCATGA
- a CDS encoding PKD domain-containing protein: MSKSKPLSSRLRPARRAWSALTALALAAFTPVAQADSAIYGGGPFYSGGTAVMDDLRGSGFTTVILWSFHIEDNGDLVYNDIPVVRNGAYIGDPAWPTRLATLKTAPTSVNRIEVSIGAWSVPDFERMARLVNGTAAGCGSTLVCGTGSNSILYRNFQALKAATGADAVNFDDESAYDLAPTTQFGQMLIGQGYKITFAPYTQQSFWRSLKDNLGSAVDAIYLQVYDGGAGNNPASWNTAMGMTVDPGLWSRHGTGCGSGDSPATVQSRMSGWKSTAGISGGFMWLYDDIQKCWSQGTTAQYAAAINTAVSGNTPPVANFGVSVSGLVATFTDASSDSDGTIASRSWNFGDGSSSTATNPSRVYASAGNYNVSLTVTDNGGASHTRTQTVSVGAGNVNLALNKPATGSSACNSSETPAKAVNGSVSGGTTDKFCSLTAASWLQVDLGSAQTVRSFVVKHAGAGGEASTWNTRAFTIQTSTNGTSWSTPVTVTNNTASTSTHSISATSARYIRLNVTTPTQNGDPATRIYEFEVR; encoded by the coding sequence ATGTCGAAGTCGAAGCCACTCTCGTCCCGCCTCCGTCCCGCCCGCCGCGCCTGGTCGGCGCTCACCGCCCTCGCCCTGGCCGCATTCACCCCGGTGGCCCAGGCGGATTCGGCCATCTACGGCGGCGGCCCGTTCTATTCCGGCGGCACCGCGGTGATGGACGACCTGCGCGGCTCGGGCTTCACCACCGTCATCCTGTGGAGCTTCCACATCGAGGACAACGGCGACCTCGTCTACAACGACATCCCGGTGGTCCGGAACGGCGCCTATATCGGTGACCCGGCCTGGCCGACGCGGCTGGCCACGCTCAAGACAGCGCCGACCTCGGTCAACCGCATCGAGGTGTCGATTGGCGCCTGGAGCGTCCCCGACTTCGAGCGCATGGCCAGGCTGGTCAACGGCACCGCCGCCGGCTGCGGCAGCACCCTCGTCTGCGGCACCGGCAGCAACAGCATCCTGTACCGCAACTTCCAGGCGCTGAAGGCCGCCACCGGCGCCGACGCGGTCAACTTCGACGACGAGAGCGCCTACGACCTCGCGCCGACCACCCAGTTCGGGCAGATGCTCATCGGCCAGGGCTACAAAATCACCTTCGCGCCCTACACCCAGCAGAGCTTCTGGCGGAGCCTCAAGGACAACCTCGGCAGCGCGGTCGATGCCATCTACCTCCAGGTGTACGACGGCGGCGCCGGCAACAATCCGGCGAGCTGGAACACCGCCATGGGCATGACCGTCGACCCGGGGCTCTGGTCGCGCCACGGCACCGGCTGCGGCAGCGGCGACAGCCCGGCCACGGTGCAGAGCCGGATGAGCGGCTGGAAGAGCACCGCTGGCATCAGCGGCGGCTTCATGTGGCTGTACGACGACATCCAGAAGTGCTGGTCGCAGGGGACGACGGCGCAGTACGCGGCGGCCATCAACACCGCGGTCAGCGGCAACACCCCGCCGGTGGCCAACTTCGGCGTCAGCGTGAGCGGACTGGTCGCGACCTTCACCGACGCCTCCAGCGACAGCGATGGCACCATCGCCTCGCGCAGCTGGAACTTCGGCGACGGCAGCAGCTCAACGGCGACGAACCCCAGCCGTGTCTATGCCAGCGCCGGCAACTACAACGTCAGCCTGACGGTGACCGACAACGGCGGCGCCAGCCACACCCGGACGCAGACCGTCTCCGTCGGTGCAGGCAACGTCAACCTGGCGCTCAACAAGCCGGCGACCGGCTCCAGCGCCTGCAACAGCAGCGAGACGCCGGCCAAGGCGGTCAACGGCAGCGTCTCTGGCGGCACCACCGACAAGTTCTGCTCGTTGACCGCTGCGTCCTGGCTGCAGGTCGACCTGGGCTCTGCACAGACGGTCCGCAGCTTCGTCGTCAAGCATGCCGGCGCGGGCGGCGAGGCGAGCACCTGGAACACCCGGGCCTTCACCATCCAGACCTCCACCAACGGCACCAGCTGGAGCACCCCGGTGACGGTGACCAACAACACCGCCAGCACCTCGACGCACTCCATCAGCGCGACCTCGGCGCGCTACATCCGGCTCAACGTCACCACTCCGACCCAGAACGGTGACCCGGCGACGCGCATCTACGAGTTCGAGGTGCGCTGA
- a CDS encoding zinc metalloprotease, whose amino-acid sequence MLPAHALIAYALALLPGDVLPLHSSQCVVQEPLPSWAVTKSVASDCSLESTVPGPQWQPTTLRRIPVVVHVIADGPCTNGNVSDALVHSQLAVLNEDFRALAGSPGAGGADSQIEFFLATVDPAGNPTTGIKRYCNTTWYQDKGSYWLSIAWDTTRYLNLYTNSAAGSRGYVPFLPADPAGAVGQPQDRVVINWLAFGRPGPVSPYHHGRTVTHEVGHYLGLFHTYYTGCGTATAPACYTTGDRICDTPPNATSHKGCTAGITSCSGVPVPIQNYMELTDDSCMTGFTAEQVQRMRCTLATYRPDLAQ is encoded by the coding sequence ATGCTCCCAGCCCACGCCCTCATCGCCTACGCCCTGGCCCTCCTGCCTGGGGATGTCCTGCCGCTCCACTCCAGCCAGTGTGTCGTCCAGGAGCCCCTTCCCTCCTGGGCGGTGACGAAGTCCGTCGCCTCCGACTGCTCCCTGGAATCGACCGTCCCTGGCCCGCAGTGGCAGCCCACGACGCTGCGGCGCATCCCGGTGGTGGTTCACGTCATCGCGGATGGGCCGTGCACGAACGGCAACGTCTCGGATGCCCTGGTCCACAGCCAGCTCGCGGTCCTCAACGAGGACTTCCGCGCGCTGGCCGGCAGTCCGGGGGCAGGCGGGGCGGACAGCCAGATTGAGTTCTTCCTCGCCACCGTGGACCCCGCGGGCAACCCGACCACGGGCATCAAGCGCTACTGCAACACGACGTGGTACCAGGACAAGGGCAGCTACTGGCTCAGCATTGCGTGGGACACGACGCGCTACCTGAACCTCTATACGAACAGCGCCGCCGGCTCGCGCGGGTACGTGCCCTTCCTCCCCGCGGACCCGGCGGGCGCCGTGGGACAGCCGCAGGACCGGGTGGTCATCAACTGGCTGGCCTTCGGACGCCCCGGTCCGGTCTCCCCGTACCACCACGGGCGGACCGTCACGCACGAGGTGGGGCACTACCTGGGCCTGTTCCACACGTATTACACCGGGTGCGGCACGGCCACCGCGCCGGCCTGCTACACCACGGGTGACCGCATCTGCGACACCCCGCCCAACGCCACCTCCCACAAGGGCTGCACGGCGGGCATCACCAGCTGCAGCGGCGTGCCGGTCCCCATCCAGAACTACATGGAGCTGACGGACGACTCCTGCATGACGGGCTTCACCGCGGAGCAGGTGCAGCGCATGCGCTGCACCCTGGCCACCTACCGCCCGGACCTGGCGCAGTAG
- a CDS encoding dienelactone hydrolase family protein codes for MPDEYRFRVDNHIPVLKVHYEPRPGPAVIVLHGLFSNADAQRWELEALAKWGLTAVGMDAPHHGARRDGWLDGMPSLGPSDYHARLLYFIREAVPEVSRVIDHVVAEGHGPIGLAGVSFGAYTALAVAAQDSRVRATVSILGSPDWTPRDGHVTEELRWLMQDAPVHRPWDCARHPLLLLNAGQDALVPAHQARDFAHRLWREFPWLGTHVEHYEYPESDHYMRGEDWNDAWGRALGFLKRNLS; via the coding sequence ATGCCCGACGAGTACCGCTTCCGCGTGGACAATCACATCCCTGTCCTCAAGGTGCACTACGAGCCCCGGCCCGGCCCCGCCGTCATCGTGCTGCACGGGCTGTTCTCGAATGCCGACGCGCAGCGCTGGGAGCTGGAGGCGCTCGCGAAGTGGGGCCTGACCGCCGTCGGCATGGACGCCCCGCACCATGGCGCCCGGCGCGACGGCTGGCTCGACGGGATGCCCTCGCTCGGCCCGAGCGACTATCACGCGCGCCTGCTCTACTTCATCCGTGAGGCCGTCCCCGAGGTGTCACGGGTCATCGACCATGTGGTGGCAGAGGGCCACGGGCCCATCGGGCTGGCGGGCGTGTCGTTCGGCGCGTACACGGCGCTGGCGGTGGCGGCCCAGGACTCCCGCGTCCGGGCAACGGTGTCCATTCTCGGCTCGCCGGACTGGACGCCCCGGGATGGCCACGTCACGGAGGAGCTGCGCTGGCTGATGCAGGACGCCCCCGTGCACCGTCCCTGGGACTGCGCGCGCCACCCGCTGCTCCTGCTGAACGCGGGGCAGGACGCCCTCGTCCCCGCGCACCAGGCCCGGGACTTCGCGCACCGGCTCTGGAGGGAGTTCCCCTGGCTGGGCACGCACGTCGAGCACTACGAGTACCCGGAGTCGGACCACTACATGCGGGGCGAGGACTGGAACGACGCCTGGGGCCGGGCGCTCGGCTTCCTGAAGCGCAACCTCTCCTGA
- a CDS encoding ATP-binding cassette domain-containing protein: MYGSIKIRGARENNLKNVSLDIPKRKITVFTGVSGSGKSSLVFGTIAAESQRLINETYPAFVQQFMPHYGQPDAESLENISAAIIVDQQRLGGNSRSTVATVTDAAQMLRVVFSRLAEPRLGSPGFYSYNDPRGLCAECEGIGQVASMDLDAVIDKSKSLNEGAILPKDYAVDSWNWAVYAKSGYFDLDKKLSRYTKDELDKLLHLDDGRKIKLDKLNLTYEGLVPKLRRTLGAKDPETVQPHVRAEYERIFTRATCPACKGARLNPAALGSRIQGRNIAECSAMQVSDLAAFVRKLAAPSVGPMLEALAHRLDNLVTIGLGYLSLDRESSTLSGGESQRVKMVRHLGSSLTDVTYIFDEPSVGLHPHDVGRLAGLMQQLRDKGNTVLIVEHKPDMIAIADHVVDMGPKAGSKGGQVVYEGTYEGLLTSGTLTGNHMKKYQPIKTAPRKPTGQLQIKGARLNNLQDLSVSIPQGVLTVVTGVAGSGKSSLIQGCLPKAYPETIIIDQNLARGSRRSNTATYTGILDNVRKAFAKANKVDAALFSANSKGACPDCNGLGVIYTDLAHLDPMVTVCETCEGKRFTEEVLAHALRGKSISDVYEMSISDAVAFFTEPAIARILQGLEDVGLGYLTLGQPLSTLSGGERQRLKLAAELGRSGNIYVLDEPTTGLHMNDVDTLIGLFDRLVDAGSTVIVIEHNLDVVSRADWVIDLGPGAGHEGGRVVFEGLPGKLASHKGSLTGKHMAARS; encoded by the coding sequence ATGTACGGTTCCATCAAGATTCGTGGGGCGCGCGAGAACAACCTGAAGAACGTCTCGCTCGACATCCCCAAGCGGAAGATAACGGTCTTCACCGGGGTGTCGGGCTCGGGCAAGTCGTCCCTGGTCTTCGGCACCATCGCGGCGGAGAGCCAGCGGCTCATCAACGAGACCTATCCGGCCTTCGTGCAGCAGTTCATGCCGCACTACGGCCAGCCGGATGCGGAGAGCCTGGAGAACATCTCCGCGGCCATCATCGTCGACCAGCAGCGGCTGGGCGGGAACTCGCGCTCGACGGTCGCCACCGTCACGGATGCGGCGCAGATGCTCCGCGTGGTGTTCTCGCGGCTGGCCGAGCCTCGCCTGGGCAGCCCCGGGTTCTACTCCTACAACGACCCGCGCGGCCTCTGCGCGGAGTGCGAAGGCATTGGCCAGGTCGCGTCCATGGACCTGGACGCCGTCATCGACAAGTCCAAATCCCTCAACGAGGGCGCCATCCTCCCCAAGGACTACGCGGTCGACAGCTGGAACTGGGCCGTCTACGCGAAGTCCGGCTACTTCGACCTCGACAAGAAGCTGTCCAGGTACACGAAGGACGAGCTGGACAAGCTCCTCCACCTGGACGACGGCCGGAAGATAAAGCTCGACAAGCTGAACCTCACCTACGAAGGCCTCGTCCCCAAGCTGCGCAGGACGCTGGGCGCCAAGGACCCGGAGACCGTCCAGCCGCATGTCCGCGCCGAGTACGAGCGCATCTTCACCCGCGCCACCTGTCCTGCCTGCAAGGGCGCCCGGCTCAACCCGGCCGCGCTCGGCAGCCGCATCCAGGGCAGGAACATCGCCGAGTGCTCCGCGATGCAGGTCTCGGACCTCGCCGCGTTCGTCCGGAAGCTTGCCGCGCCGTCGGTGGGGCCCATGCTGGAGGCGCTGGCCCACCGGCTCGACAACCTGGTGACGATTGGGCTGGGCTACCTCAGCCTGGACCGCGAGAGCTCGACGCTGTCGGGCGGAGAGAGCCAGCGCGTGAAGATGGTGCGGCACCTGGGCTCCAGCCTCACCGACGTGACGTACATCTTCGACGAGCCCAGTGTGGGGCTCCACCCGCACGACGTGGGCAGGCTCGCGGGCCTGATGCAGCAGCTGCGAGACAAGGGCAACACCGTGCTCATCGTCGAGCACAAGCCGGACATGATTGCCATCGCCGACCACGTGGTCGACATGGGGCCGAAGGCCGGCAGCAAGGGCGGACAGGTCGTCTACGAGGGCACCTACGAGGGCCTGCTGACCTCGGGCACGCTCACGGGCAACCACATGAAGAAGTACCAGCCCATCAAGACGGCGCCGCGCAAGCCCACGGGACAGCTTCAAATCAAGGGGGCCCGCCTCAACAACCTCCAGGACCTCTCCGTCTCGATTCCCCAGGGGGTGCTGACGGTGGTGACGGGCGTCGCGGGCTCGGGCAAGTCGTCGCTGATTCAGGGCTGCCTGCCCAAGGCGTACCCGGAGACCATCATCATCGACCAGAACCTGGCGCGCGGCTCGCGCCGCTCCAACACCGCCACGTACACCGGCATCCTCGACAACGTGCGCAAGGCCTTCGCCAAGGCGAACAAGGTGGACGCCGCGCTGTTCTCCGCCAACTCGAAGGGCGCGTGCCCGGACTGCAACGGGCTCGGCGTCATCTACACGGACCTGGCGCACCTGGACCCGATGGTGACCGTCTGCGAGACGTGCGAGGGCAAGCGGTTCACCGAGGAGGTGCTGGCCCACGCGCTGCGCGGTAAATCCATCAGCGACGTCTACGAGATGTCCATCTCCGACGCCGTGGCCTTCTTCACCGAGCCGGCCATCGCCAGGATTCTCCAGGGGCTGGAGGACGTCGGGCTCGGCTACCTCACGCTGGGGCAGCCGCTGTCGACGCTCTCGGGCGGCGAGCGCCAGCGCCTGAAGCTCGCCGCGGAGCTGGGCCGCTCGGGCAACATCTACGTGCTCGACGAGCCCACCACGGGCCTGCACATGAACGACGTGGACACGCTCATCGGGCTGTTCGACCGGCTGGTCGACGCCGGCTCGACGGTCATCGTCATCGAGCACAACCTCGACGTCGTCTCCCGCGCGGACTGGGTCATCGACCTGGGCCCCGGCGCCGGGCATGAGGGTGGCCGCGTGGTCTTCGAGGGGCTCCCCGGGAAGCTCGCCTCACACAAAGGCTCGTTGACCGGCAAGCACATGGCCGCGCGGTCCTGA